One stretch of Bosea vaviloviae DNA includes these proteins:
- a CDS encoding ABC transporter ATP-binding protein, with the protein MLTVEGLSSAYGRITVLHEVSLTVAQGEIVALVGSNGAGKTTLLRTISGVQPLTQGRILFDGRPIERMPAHTRVGLGIAQSPEGRQVFGPLSVEDNLRLGAFRRQDAGLAERLAQAYAMFPILKDKRAIPAMSLSGGQQQMLAIARALMAAPKLLLLDEPSLGLAPLLVDQILNAVVSLRDQGMTILLVEQNASAALAIADRGYVLETGKMVHQGAAQSLLADPKMRAAYLGL; encoded by the coding sequence GTGCTCACGGTTGAGGGCTTGTCCTCGGCCTATGGCCGAATCACGGTTTTGCATGAGGTCAGCCTGACCGTGGCGCAGGGCGAGATCGTCGCGCTGGTCGGCTCGAACGGCGCCGGCAAGACGACGCTGCTGCGGACGATCTCCGGCGTTCAGCCGCTGACGCAAGGACGCATCCTGTTCGATGGGCGGCCGATCGAGCGCATGCCCGCCCACACCCGTGTCGGGCTCGGCATCGCGCAGTCGCCCGAGGGGCGGCAGGTCTTTGGCCCGCTCAGCGTCGAGGACAATCTGCGCCTGGGCGCCTTCCGCAGACAGGATGCCGGGCTCGCGGAGCGGCTGGCGCAGGCCTATGCGATGTTCCCGATCCTCAAGGACAAGCGCGCCATACCGGCGATGAGCCTGTCGGGCGGGCAGCAGCAGATGCTCGCGATCGCTCGCGCCCTGATGGCCGCGCCAAAATTACTCTTGCTCGACGAGCCGTCTCTGGGCCTCGCGCCGCTGCTGGTCGACCAGATCCTGAATGCCGTCGTCTCGCTGCGGGATCAGGGGATGACGATCCTCCTCGTGGAGCAGAATGCCTCGGCAGCGCTGGCCATCGCCGATCGCGGCTATGTGCTGGAAACCGGCAAAATGGTTCATCAAGGCGCCGCCCAGTCATTGCTGGCCGACCCCAAGATGCGGGCTGCCTATCTCGGGCTTTGA
- a CDS encoding ABC transporter ATP-binding protein: protein MSLLSVSDLGISFGGVVAVDGVGFSVSPGEVFSIIGPNGAGKTTLFNLVTGIYRPQRGDVQLDGQSIIGLSPHLLVRRGMARTFQNLQIFFRMTTIENVMVGRHLTERSSFLSDLLGLPNVARQNRLTRAAAFALLERVGLAAHADTNAGSLPYGALKRLEIARALAAEPKVLLLDEPAAGCNAIETEAIDALIVEIARSGAAVVLIEHDMKLVMKISDRILVLAQGRPLAEGTPRMIRDDPAVIAAYLGDHGSREADRAHG, encoded by the coding sequence ATGAGCCTGCTCAGCGTCTCCGATCTCGGCATCAGCTTCGGCGGTGTCGTCGCCGTGGATGGCGTCGGCTTTTCGGTCTCGCCGGGCGAGGTGTTTTCCATCATCGGCCCCAACGGCGCCGGCAAGACCACCTTGTTCAATCTCGTCACGGGAATCTATCGCCCACAAAGGGGCGATGTGCAGCTCGACGGGCAGTCGATCATCGGACTCTCCCCGCATCTCCTGGTGCGGCGCGGCATGGCGCGGACCTTCCAGAACCTGCAGATCTTTTTCCGGATGACGACAATCGAGAACGTCATGGTCGGTCGCCATCTCACCGAGCGCTCGTCGTTCCTGTCGGACCTTCTCGGCCTGCCCAATGTCGCCAGGCAGAACCGTCTGACGCGCGCCGCCGCCTTCGCCTTGCTGGAGCGTGTCGGTCTTGCCGCCCACGCCGACACGAATGCCGGCTCGCTGCCCTATGGCGCGCTCAAGCGCCTGGAGATCGCGCGGGCGCTCGCCGCCGAACCGAAGGTGCTCCTGCTCGACGAACCGGCCGCCGGCTGCAACGCGATCGAAACCGAGGCGATCGATGCGCTGATCGTCGAGATCGCCCGGTCAGGCGCTGCCGTCGTCCTGATCGAGCACGACATGAAGCTGGTGATGAAGATTTCCGACCGGATCCTGGTTCTGGCGCAAGGCCGCCCTCTCGCGGAAGGGACGCCGCGCATGATTCGCGACGATCCGGCGGTGATCGCGGCCTATCTCGGCGATCACGGCAGCAGGGAGGCCGATCGTGCTCACGGTTGA
- a CDS encoding branched-chain amino acid ABC transporter permease, whose product MLKGALQSRWATLAVLALVMAVVPLIAPSAFYLRVAALVWIFALAALGLTILMGYAGQVSLGHAGFLGIGAYGVAIGPTHLGLSPLLSLALAAVLSGVIAYLVGRPILRLKGYYLAIATLGFGLILALIFQSESAVTGGPDGMAVARLTVFGWRITGATQWYWVNAGVLLVGAWIALNIADSPSGRALRALHDSEVAAAGAGVDVAAKKLAAFVAAAVYAAIAGGLLACMNGLITPDAASFMHSVEFVAMVIIGGLGSVLGAVVGAAFLIVLPQALTSLQEYEQAVLGLLIMVFMIVLPTGIVPSLRNWLAERLS is encoded by the coding sequence ATGCTCAAGGGCGCATTGCAGTCGCGCTGGGCGACGCTCGCTGTCCTGGCGCTGGTGATGGCGGTGGTGCCGCTGATCGCCCCGTCAGCCTTCTATCTGCGCGTGGCGGCGCTGGTCTGGATTTTCGCTCTGGCCGCGCTCGGGCTGACGATCCTGATGGGTTATGCCGGGCAGGTCAGCCTCGGTCATGCCGGCTTTCTCGGCATCGGCGCCTATGGCGTGGCGATCGGCCCGACCCATCTCGGCCTCTCGCCGCTGTTGTCGCTGGCTCTGGCGGCAGTGCTGTCGGGCGTCATTGCCTATCTCGTCGGACGTCCGATCCTGCGGCTGAAGGGCTATTACCTCGCCATCGCGACGCTCGGCTTCGGCCTCATCCTGGCGTTGATCTTCCAGAGCGAGAGCGCGGTCACCGGCGGACCCGACGGCATGGCGGTGGCGCGTCTCACGGTGTTCGGCTGGCGCATCACTGGGGCCACGCAATGGTACTGGGTCAACGCCGGCGTGCTGCTCGTCGGAGCCTGGATCGCGCTCAACATCGCCGATAGCCCGTCCGGCCGAGCGCTGCGCGCCTTGCACGACAGTGAGGTCGCGGCAGCGGGCGCAGGCGTCGATGTCGCAGCCAAGAAGCTCGCCGCCTTCGTAGCCGCCGCCGTCTATGCTGCCATAGCCGGTGGGCTGCTTGCCTGCATGAACGGCCTGATCACGCCCGATGCCGCGAGCTTCATGCACTCGGTCGAGTTCGTCGCGATGGTGATCATCGGCGGTCTCGGTTCCGTTCTCGGCGCGGTCGTCGGTGCGGCGTTCCTGATCGTTCTGCCGCAGGCGCTGACCTCCTTGCAGGAATACGAGCAGGCCGTGCTTGGCCTGCTGATCATGGTCTTCATGATCGTGCTGCCGACGGGGATTGTGCCGTCGCTGCGCAACTGGCTTGCGGAGCGCTTGTCATGA
- a CDS encoding GntR family transcriptional regulator, with protein MNATLPSLIRRPRDVVYESLKRQIMINDLRPESALTELGMAREHGCSQGTIREALFRLQEDGLVTRSGHRGTMVTRLDPEEAEEILALRRRIELRGALRAVQHVDSANLERLQAIQTDMDAAAAAGDEYALIALDMAFHLTIFRLSGLDALEQILTRCTLHSHRSKLWAPGHRRPLVETAARHRELFALLEARDGGGLSRAIAEHIDTIVLRDGEA; from the coding sequence ATGAATGCGACCCTCCCCAGCCTGATCCGAAGGCCACGCGACGTGGTCTACGAGTCGCTGAAGCGACAGATCATGATCAATGATCTGCGCCCCGAGAGCGCTTTGACCGAACTCGGCATGGCGCGCGAGCATGGCTGCAGCCAAGGCACTATCCGTGAAGCCCTCTTCCGCCTGCAGGAGGACGGGCTCGTCACCCGCTCCGGCCATCGCGGCACCATGGTAACCCGGCTCGACCCCGAGGAGGCGGAGGAAATTCTGGCGTTGCGTCGCCGCATCGAACTCCGCGGCGCGTTGCGGGCGGTGCAGCATGTCGATAGCGCCAATCTGGAGCGTCTGCAGGCCATCCAGACCGATATGGACGCGGCCGCCGCAGCCGGCGACGAATATGCCCTGATCGCGCTGGACATGGCTTTCCACCTGACCATCTTCCGGCTCTCCGGGTTGGACGCGCTCGAGCAGATCCTGACCCGTTGCACGCTGCATTCGCATCGCTCGAAGCTCTGGGCGCCGGGCCATCGCCGCCCGCTGGTGGAGACAGCCGCTCGCCACCGGGAGCTGTTTGCATTGCTTGAGGCCCGCGACGGTGGCGGCTTGTCGCGGGCGATCGCGGAGCACATCGACACCATCGTCCTGCGCGACGGAGAAGCCTGA